The Pirellulales bacterium region TGGTTCGTTCTCGTTTGTAGGCAACCAGAGTAACGGTTCCAGGTCAGTTTTTAGTGTTCCCACAACCGGCTTTGAAGACATCACTGTCTCCTGGTCGCAGCGGGGAACTGCAACTGGCTTTACGAGTCGCGTGTTCGAATATTCCGTCGATGGCGGCGCGAATTGGACCGACATTGGTGCTTACACGGGTTCGGCCGGCGCTTTGTCGGCGACCTTCGCAACGGTCTCGCTCGACTTCACCGCGATCGCGGGACTCGACAACAACCCGAATGCCATGTTCCGCATTACCTATAGTGGCGCGACGAATGCTTCCGGCAACAATCGCTGGGACAATTTCTATGTGCAGGGTACAGAGCTTATCCCTGAACCTTCCACTATCGGTCTGGCCTTGGCAAGCTTCGGTTGCCTGCTGATCCGTCGCAAGTAGTCTGGAATCCAGCTAAACTGAGTTAACTTTAACGCCCAGGCATTGCAATGCCTGGGCGTTATTTGTTTTTCAGGTTGTCTTGGCTGCCCGCCATCGATCGCGCTCTTGAATGAGCTGCGCTACAACGCTGATGGCAATCTCGCCTGGCTGGTTCGTGCCCAACGGCAATCCGACGGGGCAATGAAATGCCTCGGCCTGCACACGGTCGAAGCCGTCGGCAATTAATTCTCGGACGAGTACAGAC contains the following coding sequences:
- a CDS encoding PEP-CTERM sorting domain-containing protein (PEP-CTERM proteins occur, often in large numbers, in the proteomes of bacteria that also encode an exosortase, a predicted intramembrane cysteine proteinase. The presence of a PEP-CTERM domain at a protein's C-terminus predicts cleavage within the sorting domain, followed by covalent anchoring to some some component of the (usually Gram-negative) cell surface. Many PEP-CTERM proteins exhibit an unusual sequence composition that includes large numbers of potential glycosylation sites. Expression of one such protein has been shown restore the ability of a bacterium to form floc, a type of biofilm.) — its product is MFEYSVDGGANWTDIGAYTGSAGALSATFATVSLDFTAIAGLDNNPNAMFRITYSGATNASGNNRWDNFYVQGTELIPEPSTIGLALASFGCLLIRRK